The following are from one region of the Endozoicomonas sp. 4G genome:
- the glyA gene encoding serine hydroxymethyltransferase, with translation MFRKDMSIAEFDPELKAAIDAEAVRQEEHIELIASENYTSPRVMEAQGSVLTNKYAEGYPRKRYYGGCEHVDVTEQLAIDRAKELFGASYANVQPHSGSQANAAVYMALIKPGDKVLGMSLAHGGHLTHGAKVSFSGRIYEPVQYGLKPETGEIDYEEVERLADEHKPKMIVAGFSAYSRVVDWQRFRDIADKVGAYLLVDMAHVAGLVAAGVYPSPVGIADVVTTTTHKTLGGPRGGLILANDDEELNKKFNFAVFPESQGGPLCHVIAAKAVCFKEAMSDDFKTYQQQVVKNAQAMTRVMLERGINIVSGGTDDHLFLMDLIGKEYTGKDAEAALGKANITVNKNAVPNDPRSPFVTSGLRMGTPAITRRGFNEEDSAALAGWICDVLENIDNEQVIADVKAKVLTICKRLPVYS, from the coding sequence ATGTTCAGAAAGGACATGTCCATCGCTGAGTTCGACCCGGAGCTCAAAGCTGCCATTGATGCTGAAGCGGTTCGCCAGGAAGAGCACATTGAACTGATCGCTTCCGAAAATTACACCAGCCCCAGAGTAATGGAGGCACAAGGGTCTGTCCTGACCAATAAATACGCAGAAGGTTATCCCCGCAAACGCTACTACGGTGGCTGCGAGCACGTCGATGTGACTGAGCAGCTGGCTATTGATCGCGCCAAAGAGCTGTTTGGTGCCAGTTATGCTAACGTCCAGCCGCATTCCGGATCCCAGGCCAATGCCGCCGTTTACATGGCTTTGATTAAGCCGGGCGACAAGGTGCTGGGTATGAGCCTGGCCCACGGTGGCCACCTGACTCACGGTGCCAAAGTCAGCTTTTCCGGTCGTATTTATGAACCGGTTCAATATGGCCTGAAGCCAGAAACCGGCGAGATCGACTACGAAGAAGTTGAACGTCTGGCGGACGAGCACAAACCAAAAATGATCGTTGCAGGCTTCTCGGCCTACTCCCGTGTTGTCGACTGGCAGCGTTTCCGTGATATTGCCGACAAGGTAGGCGCTTACCTGCTGGTTGATATGGCTCACGTAGCGGGTCTGGTGGCGGCTGGCGTTTACCCGTCGCCGGTGGGTATTGCCGATGTTGTTACCACAACCACTCACAAAACTCTGGGCGGTCCTCGCGGTGGTCTGATCCTGGCGAACGACGATGAAGAGCTGAACAAGAAGTTCAACTTTGCCGTATTCCCTGAGTCCCAGGGTGGCCCTCTGTGCCATGTGATTGCTGCCAAGGCGGTTTGCTTCAAGGAAGCTATGTCCGATGACTTCAAGACCTACCAGCAGCAGGTGGTGAAAAATGCCCAGGCGATGACCCGCGTCATGCTGGAACGGGGTATCAACATTGTCTCTGGCGGTACCGACGATCACCTGTTCCTGATGGATCTGATCGGTAAAGAGTACACCGGTAAAGACGCTGAGGCGGCACTGGGTAAAGCCAACATTACGGTCAACAAGAACGCTGTTCCAAATGACCCGCGCTCGCCATTTGTCACCAGTGGTCTGCGTATGGGGACTCCGGCCATTACCCGTCGCGGTTTCAATGAAGAAGATTCTGCTGCCCTGGCAGGCTGGATCTGCGACGTATTGGAAAACATTGATAATGAGCAAGTGATAGCGGATGTGAAGGCGAAGGTTTTGACGATTTGCAAGCGTTTGCCTGTTTACAGCTGA
- a CDS encoding FAD-binding and (Fe-S)-binding domain-containing protein, with the protein MISKLNLQTAPASSAVRAPYQNFADRLASSGFRGDIELGYAERTVLATDNSIYQVYPTGVLYPKGTEDLSKILTLANEPSFQTIVLSPRGGGTGTNGQSLTSGFMVDTSRYMNQVLEINPQERWARVQSGTVKDYLNELAAKHGLFFAPELSTSNRATVGGMVNTDASGQGSVVYGKTRHHVLELTSVFADGTVWHSSPLTEQELDKICQREDRAGHIHKTVLEAYNQNKDRVEAVFPKLNRNLTGYDLANIRRKEPVNPEDVGKFDLNAILCGSEGTLAMISEIKVNLLPIPETSALVLVFYSSFQESLRDAQSLMKATPDSVETIDSKVLSLAKADSVWESVKAYFPNDVEHIDGINFVEYTGQSETDIQEGVGRLQAELDKPSDIQRVGHSVVTGTPNVKKIWNMRKQSVGLLGNMEGDARPIPFVEDVAVPPENLAAFIARFRALLDRHDLSYGMFGHVDAGVLHVRPAIDMKDVQQEVLVRTISDEVSALAKAHGGVLWGEHGKGVRSEYAPDFFQDLYPVLQTIKSAFDPHNQLNPGKIATPATQASETLLKIDGVQTRGQLDRTIERKAFDAFTRGMYCNGNGACFNYHPNSAMCPTWKATLDRTQSPKGRSGLVREWLRLQSATGSNLSEAITEARHSGLFYNAMDKVRNSLEKLRGKKDFSHEVYEALDSCMSCKSCAGQCPVQVNIPDLRSRYFELYHTRYLRPAKHHAAAMLEPMLPTLAKARSVYNRVASSGFMNRLAAKTSGLQDLPSITSSSPMEDSCRSGASMASDSLLAAMTEQELSRTVVIVQDAFTSFFETPVLTDLVELLVRLGYRPLVAPYQPNGKVLHVYGFLGRFEKVAKSNARELKKLADKGVALIGIDAAVTLTYRDEYREIMGEEAPGVQLLSEWFASQADAIRGLQLNLSGEFKLLGHCTETTNAPAAPAQWQTLFSACGLKLTYQATGCCGMAGIYGHETRNQKTSRKLYDMSWKAVVESQDNQNKLVATGYSCRSQVKRFGNTEIPHPVSKLLALLNG; encoded by the coding sequence GTGATCAGTAAACTGAACCTACAGACTGCCCCTGCTAGTAGCGCAGTCAGGGCTCCGTATCAAAACTTTGCAGATCGTTTGGCCAGCTCCGGATTCCGGGGCGACATCGAGCTGGGTTATGCAGAGCGAACAGTGCTGGCCACTGACAACTCGATCTATCAAGTGTATCCGACAGGTGTTCTGTATCCCAAAGGCACTGAAGATCTGAGTAAAATTCTGACGCTGGCTAATGAACCTTCTTTTCAAACCATTGTGCTCTCGCCAAGGGGAGGTGGCACCGGCACTAATGGCCAGTCGCTGACCTCGGGGTTTATGGTCGACACCAGCCGCTATATGAATCAGGTACTGGAGATCAATCCGCAAGAGCGCTGGGCAAGGGTGCAAAGCGGCACCGTCAAAGACTATCTGAATGAACTGGCGGCAAAGCACGGCCTGTTTTTCGCCCCGGAACTGTCCACCAGCAACCGGGCGACCGTCGGCGGCATGGTGAACACCGATGCCAGCGGCCAGGGCTCGGTGGTCTACGGCAAAACCCGCCACCACGTCCTTGAACTGACCTCGGTCTTTGCTGATGGCACTGTGTGGCACTCATCACCTTTGACAGAACAGGAGCTTGATAAGATCTGTCAACGTGAAGACCGGGCCGGACACATTCACAAGACGGTGCTGGAAGCCTATAACCAGAACAAAGATCGAGTCGAAGCTGTTTTTCCAAAGCTCAACCGTAATCTGACCGGCTACGATCTGGCCAATATCCGCAGAAAAGAACCAGTGAACCCTGAAGACGTTGGCAAGTTTGATCTTAACGCCATTCTCTGCGGTTCCGAAGGAACTCTGGCCATGATCAGTGAAATCAAGGTCAACCTCCTGCCCATACCCGAAACTTCTGCACTGGTTCTGGTGTTCTATTCCAGCTTTCAGGAATCGTTGAGAGATGCTCAGTCTCTTATGAAAGCGACGCCCGACTCTGTTGAAACCATTGACTCCAAAGTCCTGTCTCTTGCCAAGGCAGACAGTGTCTGGGAGAGCGTCAAAGCCTATTTCCCGAACGATGTTGAGCACATAGACGGCATTAATTTTGTTGAATACACCGGTCAGTCAGAAACCGATATTCAAGAAGGTGTTGGACGCCTGCAAGCGGAGCTGGACAAGCCTTCAGACATTCAGCGGGTGGGTCACAGTGTTGTGACAGGAACCCCGAACGTTAAGAAGATCTGGAATATGCGCAAGCAGTCCGTGGGGCTGCTGGGTAATATGGAAGGCGACGCACGACCTATACCCTTTGTTGAAGACGTCGCTGTGCCGCCGGAGAACCTGGCTGCTTTTATTGCCCGTTTTCGGGCGTTACTTGATCGCCATGACCTGTCGTATGGCATGTTTGGTCATGTTGATGCCGGGGTTCTTCATGTAAGACCTGCCATAGATATGAAAGATGTTCAACAGGAGGTTCTGGTCAGGACCATCAGTGATGAAGTCTCTGCGCTGGCGAAAGCTCACGGTGGCGTCCTGTGGGGCGAACATGGCAAAGGGGTTCGCTCTGAGTATGCACCTGACTTTTTTCAGGATCTTTACCCGGTACTGCAAACCATCAAAAGTGCTTTCGACCCCCATAACCAGCTGAACCCTGGGAAAATAGCAACACCCGCCACCCAGGCATCAGAAACCCTGCTGAAGATTGACGGCGTACAAACCCGTGGCCAACTGGACAGAACCATTGAACGAAAAGCCTTCGATGCGTTTACCCGTGGCATGTACTGCAATGGTAATGGTGCCTGCTTCAACTACCATCCCAACAGCGCCATGTGCCCAACCTGGAAGGCCACTCTGGACAGAACGCAATCCCCCAAAGGCCGTTCAGGGCTGGTACGTGAATGGTTGAGACTGCAAAGCGCAACGGGCAGTAATCTCTCTGAGGCTATAACCGAAGCACGTCACTCCGGACTTTTCTATAACGCTATGGATAAGGTTCGTAACAGCCTTGAAAAGCTGCGAGGTAAGAAAGATTTCAGCCATGAGGTCTACGAAGCCCTGGACAGCTGTATGAGCTGTAAATCCTGTGCTGGTCAGTGCCCTGTTCAGGTGAATATTCCTGACCTGAGATCCCGGTATTTTGAGCTTTACCACACTCGCTACCTGCGCCCCGCCAAACATCATGCTGCTGCCATGCTGGAACCCATGCTGCCAACACTGGCAAAAGCCAGATCGGTTTATAACCGGGTGGCCAGCTCGGGTTTCATGAACAGGCTTGCTGCTAAAACATCGGGCCTTCAGGATCTGCCGTCTATCACCAGCTCATCGCCTATGGAAGACAGTTGTCGTTCTGGTGCCTCCATGGCTTCAGACAGCCTGCTTGCTGCCATGACAGAACAGGAGCTGAGCCGAACTGTGGTGATTGTCCAGGATGCCTTTACCAGTTTTTTCGAAACCCCGGTATTGACGGATCTGGTGGAATTATTAGTCAGGCTGGGGTATCGCCCCCTGGTTGCCCCTTATCAACCCAATGGTAAAGTACTGCATGTCTACGGTTTCCTGGGACGCTTTGAAAAAGTCGCGAAAAGCAATGCCAGGGAACTCAAAAAGCTGGCCGATAAAGGCGTAGCCCTAATCGGGATTGATGCCGCCGTTACCTTGACTTACCGGGATGAATATCGGGAAATCATGGGGGAAGAGGCACCCGGGGTGCAATTACTCTCGGAATGGTTTGCCAGTCAGGCGGACGCCATTCGTGGGCTTCAGTTAAACCTGAGCGGTGAATTCAAACTGCTGGGCCATTGTACAGAAACCACCAATGCCCCTGCTGCACCGGCACAATGGCAAACACTGTTTTCTGCCTGCGGACTCAAGCTGACTTACCAGGCTACTGGCTGCTGCGGTATGGCGGGTATCTACGGGCACGAAACCCGTAACCAGAAAACGTCCCGAAAACTGTACGACATGAGCTGGAAGGCAGTGGTTGAGAGTCAGGACAATCAAAATAAACTGGTGGCTACAGGCTACTCCTGCCGAAGTCAGGTTAAGCGTTTTGGCAACACCGAGATTCCTCACCCGGTTTCAAAGCTGCTGGCCTTACTGAACGGCTAA
- a CDS encoding integrase domain-containing protein — protein MPRYHSKTDRNFGFGKQLNYAGRNALNTLMTGQHHSIATHSERWQRFCDWAKTRNIKEAHQISNFILKDYADYLKARLNGQGKAIAVSTAQNRLSTCNTVLKALRGNHDIAINPAEVLNARRCHIRTEPPELSREKLSAAQQELCDHGYNRIAALLGLCRELGLRSREAALLDCQKALCQAREQGTIDIERGTKGGRGKSTVTSPSRVERLVPVSDTAMKALETAAALQSGKDNLVPEHQRLPDFLSAVRHYSGAVLKKHGLNNRHDLRAAYACERYQQITDTFAPVIAGHRECSKSLDRKAREIIAQELGHNRTDVVASYLASSR, from the coding sequence ATGCCTCGTTATCACAGTAAAACAGATCGAAATTTTGGTTTTGGTAAGCAGTTAAACTATGCCGGACGTAACGCTTTAAATACCCTGATGACAGGGCAGCACCACAGCATTGCCACGCACTCAGAGCGCTGGCAGCGGTTTTGTGACTGGGCAAAGACTCGAAACATCAAAGAAGCCCATCAAATCAGCAACTTCATTCTGAAAGATTATGCTGACTATCTTAAAGCCAGGCTTAACGGGCAGGGCAAAGCTATTGCTGTATCCACAGCACAGAACCGATTGTCCACCTGCAATACAGTTTTAAAAGCACTGCGTGGCAACCATGATATTGCCATCAACCCCGCTGAAGTCCTGAACGCCAGGCGTTGTCATATCCGTACAGAACCACCGGAACTCAGTCGTGAAAAGCTGTCCGCTGCACAGCAGGAATTATGTGACCATGGGTATAATCGTATCGCTGCCTTGTTGGGCTTGTGTCGTGAATTGGGCTTACGCTCCAGAGAAGCGGCGTTGCTGGATTGCCAGAAAGCACTTTGTCAGGCCAGAGAGCAGGGCACCATTGATATAGAACGAGGCACCAAAGGCGGCAGGGGTAAATCAACAGTGACTAGCCCCAGTCGGGTTGAGCGATTAGTTCCTGTCAGTGATACGGCTATGAAAGCCCTTGAAACCGCAGCCGCACTCCAAAGTGGCAAAGATAACCTGGTGCCAGAGCATCAGCGTTTGCCGGATTTTCTATCGGCGGTTCGTCACTACAGTGGTGCGGTTTTGAAAAAACATGGGCTGAATAATCGCCACGATTTGAGAGCCGCTTATGCTTGTGAACGGTATCAGCAGATTACGGATACTTTTGCGCCCGTTATTGCTGGCCATCGTGAGTGTTCGAAATCATTAGACCGAAAAGCAAGAGAAATCATTGCTCAAGAGCTAGGGCATAACCGGACGGATGTGGTTGCAAGCTATCTTGCCTCTTCTCGATGA
- a CDS encoding DUF1778 domain-containing protein, translated as MATSLPRITARIDPDTKELLAQAAAITGVSSINSFVLSAAIEKARQIIDRKRTLKLSQQDAILLVKALDEEVKPNPRLKQAAQRYKGTDSP; from the coding sequence ATGGCAACATCATTACCCAGAATCACCGCCCGTATTGATCCCGACACCAAGGAGCTGTTGGCTCAGGCAGCTGCCATTACCGGAGTTTCCAGCATTAACTCTTTTGTTTTGTCTGCTGCTATTGAGAAAGCCAGACAAATCATAGACAGAAAACGAACCCTGAAGTTAAGCCAGCAAGACGCCATATTACTGGTTAAGGCTTTAGATGAAGAGGTCAAACCTAATCCCAGATTAAAGCAGGCAGCCCAGCGATATAAAGGGACTGACAGCCCATAA
- the ettA gene encoding energy-dependent translational throttle protein EttA has product MSQYVYTMNRVSKIVPPKRQILKDISLSFFPGAKIGVLGLNGAGKSTLLRIMAGVDQEFDGEARPQPDLNVGYLPQEPQLTPGKTVREVVEEALGEIKEAQDKLEAVYAAYAEPDADFDALAAEQARLENIIQAADAHNLERKLDVAADALRLPEWDAVVDNLSGGERRRVALCRLLLSSPEMLLLDEPTNHLDAESVAWLERFLVEYPGTVVAITHDRYFLDNAAGWILELDRGHGIPWEGNYSDWLEQKEARLQQESKQQDAHRKAMQQELEWSRSNAKGRQSKSKARLARFEEMQSQEFQARNETNEIYIPPGPRLGDKVLEFNHVSKGFGDRLLIDDLSFSIPKGAIVGIIGGNGAGKTTLFKMITGDEQPDSGTIEHGDTIKISNVQQMRDELKDDKTVFEAISDGQDILRINGYEMQSRKYIGRFNFKGGDQQKRVGELSGGERGRLQLAATLKEGGNVLLLDEPSNDLDVETLRALEDALLAFPGCAMVISHDRWFLDRVATHILAYEGDSKVTFFEGNYTEYEADRKERLGEEAAGPHRIKYKRIDA; this is encoded by the coding sequence TTGTCACAATACGTCTATACCATGAATCGGGTGAGCAAGATTGTTCCCCCGAAGCGCCAGATTCTTAAAGATATTTCCCTCTCTTTTTTCCCCGGTGCCAAAATTGGTGTCCTGGGTCTGAACGGTGCTGGTAAATCCACTCTGCTACGTATCATGGCCGGTGTTGACCAGGAATTTGATGGCGAAGCCCGTCCACAACCTGATCTGAATGTTGGCTACCTGCCCCAGGAACCACAACTGACACCCGGTAAAACCGTCCGCGAAGTGGTGGAGGAAGCCCTCGGGGAAATCAAGGAAGCCCAGGACAAGCTGGAAGCGGTTTACGCCGCCTACGCGGAACCCGATGCCGACTTTGATGCCCTGGCGGCAGAACAGGCCAGGCTGGAAAACATTATTCAGGCCGCCGATGCCCATAACCTTGAGCGCAAACTGGATGTGGCGGCTGACGCTCTGCGTCTTCCTGAATGGGATGCTGTCGTGGACAACCTGTCAGGTGGTGAGCGCCGTCGTGTAGCGCTTTGCCGCCTGTTGCTCTCCAGCCCCGAAATGTTGTTGCTGGACGAACCCACTAACCACCTGGATGCTGAATCCGTGGCCTGGCTGGAGCGTTTTCTTGTTGAGTATCCGGGAACCGTTGTAGCGATCACCCACGATCGCTACTTTCTGGATAACGCTGCTGGCTGGATTCTGGAACTGGACCGTGGCCACGGTATCCCATGGGAAGGGAACTACAGTGACTGGCTGGAGCAGAAAGAAGCCCGACTTCAACAGGAAAGCAAGCAGCAGGACGCCCATCGTAAAGCGATGCAGCAGGAACTGGAATGGTCCCGTTCCAACGCTAAAGGTCGCCAGTCCAAATCCAAGGCACGTCTGGCGCGGTTTGAAGAGATGCAGTCCCAGGAGTTCCAGGCCCGTAACGAAACCAACGAAATCTACATTCCGCCCGGCCCACGCCTGGGTGATAAAGTTCTGGAATTTAATCATGTCTCCAAAGGCTTTGGCGATCGCCTGTTGATTGATGACCTGAGCTTCAGTATTCCCAAGGGCGCGATTGTCGGCATTATCGGCGGTAACGGCGCGGGTAAAACCACCCTGTTCAAGATGATTACCGGAGACGAACAGCCTGATTCCGGAACCATTGAACACGGTGACACGATCAAAATCTCCAACGTTCAGCAGATGCGTGACGAGCTGAAAGACGACAAAACCGTTTTCGAAGCCATTTCCGATGGCCAGGACATCCTGCGCATCAATGGCTACGAAATGCAGTCCCGCAAGTATATTGGCCGCTTTAACTTCAAAGGCGGCGACCAGCAGAAACGTGTGGGCGAACTCTCCGGTGGTGAGCGCGGTCGGCTGCAACTGGCTGCAACGTTGAAAGAAGGCGGCAATGTTCTTCTACTTGACGAACCTTCCAACGACCTTGATGTGGAAACCCTGCGTGCCCTGGAAGATGCACTGCTGGCCTTCCCGGGCTGCGCCATGGTGATCTCTCACGATCGCTGGTTCCTGGATCGTGTGGCCACCCATATTCTGGCCTATGAAGGTGATTCCAAAGTCACTTTCTTCGAAGGCAATTACACCGAGTACGAAGCCGATCGTAAAGAGCGTCTGGGCGAAGAAGCTGCTGGGCCTCACCGCATTAAATACAAACGTATTGATGCTTAA
- a CDS encoding AAA family ATPase, with amino-acid sequence MQAKLILVGGVPGSGKSYIGKELSKGRCIFIDKDTISRFYTEKLLELLGSHKDDRESEIYLTNVRSIEYETLLKHAFENVRLGNNVVCSAPFISELNNKDWVNNLELETEIADAKLILVWIYADEKTARERIISRGASRDNGKLADWDSYINSINHTPPELDDLVIIDNTSFSEVTLIDQINNVINLIEAD; translated from the coding sequence ATGCAAGCAAAATTAATATTAGTAGGTGGCGTTCCAGGAAGTGGAAAGAGTTATATTGGCAAGGAACTTTCAAAAGGTAGGTGCATCTTTATTGATAAAGATACTATATCTCGTTTTTATACGGAAAAGCTTCTTGAATTACTAGGTTCACACAAAGATGATAGAGAAAGTGAAATATACTTAACAAATGTTAGAAGTATAGAATATGAAACGCTGTTAAAGCATGCATTTGAAAATGTTCGCCTTGGAAACAATGTTGTTTGTAGTGCACCATTTATTAGTGAGCTGAACAACAAGGATTGGGTAAATAATTTAGAGCTAGAAACTGAAATAGCAGATGCAAAACTGATATTGGTATGGATTTATGCAGATGAAAAAACAGCAAGAGAGCGAATAATATCAAGAGGTGCAAGCAGAGATAATGGAAAATTAGCAGATTGGGATTCATATATTAATTCTATAAATCATACTCCCCCAGAATTAGACGACTTAGTAATAATAGACAATACCTCCTTTTCAGAAGTGACGCTTATTGATCAAATAAACAATGTAATTAATTTAATAGAAGCAGATTAA
- a CDS encoding RNA ligase family protein has protein sequence MRFKTLSGLSLSVLYMITALIISNNAQSSGAVFVGRMGGLDVQVQGDKALFSNNELIHDYNPLSLAMKNKGIEKIAIEPDKIEIHQYKNHFPDIIHFPLLIEPTPTATGIKSIDQTRGLQLLNNSVLSLATTLIDKTVVLPTPTLSSSPMEDSAKTISHSEIELYQETQNTFYATASIPMLPPVSSVASEGDYIDLEFETSDTIRVYPKAKDSDAASGFFERIIIKAADSPEKKTDNDNGGQQEQQAANSSAQNDDSNSDETTSGAETASTSTPQSEASALGEKTDGTPETPLPDKFHKYHSIEDSTNENVVSAIRAFIEENDEHDLPWVVLEKIHGTNYTLWTDGTIVKAGKRTEWLSENDNFYNHRPVYEQYREMILDMHRKFCKEGDILNVTGELYGKSIQKQIFYQDDVKFAAFDIFVNNWKIDYHTFKEWTSASGIPTVAELKICDSFEEAFSFNPVFPSQHSQTNDVAEGVVIKPVRTKLLKYKRPVILKIKNPKFAETNLKKVSAEKNNELSEDNQELLNLLLAKVTKNRFYTVASKLEKLTESNINRFKAELSRDIFAEYERENGITAKDKVKDKKQLKIIQTDVFKAINKLLKDQIE, from the coding sequence ATGCGTTTTAAGACACTCAGTGGTCTGTCTCTTAGTGTGTTGTATATGATTACAGCCTTAATAATTTCAAATAACGCACAATCTTCCGGAGCTGTTTTTGTTGGAAGAATGGGAGGGTTGGATGTTCAGGTTCAGGGAGATAAAGCCCTGTTTAGCAATAACGAACTCATTCATGATTACAATCCTCTGTCTTTGGCAATGAAGAATAAAGGTATTGAAAAAATAGCAATAGAACCGGACAAGATAGAAATACACCAATATAAAAACCACTTCCCGGACATTATTCATTTTCCACTACTGATTGAGCCAACCCCCACGGCTACAGGCATTAAAAGCATTGATCAAACCCGAGGGTTGCAGCTACTGAACAACAGCGTCCTGTCACTGGCGACCACCCTAATCGATAAAACCGTCGTTCTGCCAACCCCCACACTGAGCTCTTCACCGATGGAAGACAGTGCTAAAACCATCAGTCACTCCGAGATAGAGCTTTATCAAGAAACTCAAAATACGTTTTATGCAACCGCTTCTATCCCCATGCTGCCCCCTGTGTCCTCAGTAGCATCTGAGGGAGATTATATTGACCTTGAGTTTGAAACTTCCGATACCATCAGGGTTTATCCCAAAGCAAAGGACTCTGACGCAGCATCCGGTTTTTTTGAGCGGATTATCATAAAAGCGGCTGATAGCCCTGAGAAAAAAACCGACAATGACAATGGCGGGCAACAGGAACAGCAAGCGGCCAATTCATCGGCACAAAATGATGATTCCAATTCAGATGAAACTACGTCGGGCGCAGAAACCGCTTCAACCTCCACGCCACAATCAGAAGCCTCAGCCCTGGGTGAAAAAACGGACGGAACGCCAGAAACGCCTTTGCCCGACAAATTCCATAAGTACCACTCCATAGAAGACAGTACGAATGAAAACGTGGTCAGTGCCATACGAGCATTCATTGAAGAAAACGATGAACACGACCTGCCGTGGGTGGTACTTGAAAAAATTCATGGCACTAATTATACCCTCTGGACTGATGGCACCATTGTAAAGGCAGGCAAAAGAACGGAATGGCTTAGTGAAAATGACAATTTTTATAACCATCGCCCAGTCTATGAACAATACCGGGAAATGATTCTTGATATGCACCGTAAGTTCTGTAAAGAAGGCGATATTTTAAATGTCACGGGCGAGCTCTATGGCAAATCCATACAGAAACAAATCTTTTATCAGGACGATGTAAAATTTGCAGCTTTCGACATTTTCGTGAACAACTGGAAAATAGATTATCACACTTTTAAAGAATGGACTTCAGCAAGCGGTATCCCTACTGTTGCAGAGTTAAAAATATGCGACTCCTTTGAAGAAGCTTTTTCTTTCAACCCGGTTTTTCCAAGCCAGCATAGTCAAACCAATGATGTTGCTGAAGGTGTTGTTATTAAACCTGTCAGAACCAAATTACTAAAATATAAACGCCCTGTTATTTTAAAAATAAAAAATCCAAAATTTGCTGAAACCAACTTAAAAAAAGTATCAGCTGAAAAAAACAATGAATTGAGTGAAGATAATCAGGAACTACTTAACTTACTGCTTGCAAAAGTAACCAAAAATCGTTTTTATACAGTTGCCAGCAAACTTGAAAAATTAACAGAAAGCAATATCAATAGGTTCAAAGCCGAATTAAGCAGGGATATTTTTGCTGAATATGAAAGAGAGAACGGGATAACTGCAAAGGATAAAGTAAAAGATAAAAAACAATTGAAAATTATACAAACAGACGTATTTAAAGCAATAAACAAACTTTTGAAGGATCAGATTGAATGA
- a CDS encoding DUF29 domain-containing protein: MENLYDTDFYSWSYRQAELIKQGRYDELDINNLAEEIEDLGKAEYRSLKSCIKELLLHLLKWQMQSGKDDQNTMRDRYRSWLVSITKQRFTILDLLEDSPSLNPKVGEILPKAYQSAKRDAAADLRCKPSNFPAESPWSFEQIMTEDWLPES, from the coding sequence ATGGAAAACCTGTATGACACTGACTTCTACAGCTGGTCCTATCGTCAGGCCGAGCTGATCAAACAGGGTCGATATGACGAGCTTGATATTAACAATCTGGCTGAGGAAATAGAGGATTTGGGCAAAGCTGAGTATCGGTCTTTAAAAAGTTGTATAAAAGAATTGCTCCTGCATCTGCTCAAATGGCAAATGCAGTCCGGCAAAGACGATCAGAATACCATGAGGGACCGGTACAGAAGCTGGCTTGTCAGCATCACAAAACAACGATTTACCATTCTTGATCTGCTTGAAGACAGTCCCAGCCTGAACCCAAAGGTTGGTGAAATCCTACCGAAGGCCTACCAGTCTGCTAAAAGAGATGCAGCGGCTGACCTGAGATGTAAACCCAGTAATTTCCCGGCTGAATCCCCCTGGAGCTTCGAACAAATCATGACAGAAGACTGGCTGCCAGAAAGCTGA
- a CDS encoding DUF29 domain-containing protein has protein sequence MENLYDTDFYSWSHRQAELIKQGRLSELDIDNLVEEIEDMGKARYHALRSCITELLLHLLKWQMQSRKDDLHTMTDWYRSWLVSITKQRVAILALLDDSPGLSGKVDEIMPKAYQSAKKVAAADMKCKSDDFPADSPWSFEQIMADNWLPEG, from the coding sequence ATGGAAAACTTGTATGACACTGATTTCTACAGCTGGTCTCATCGTCAGGCCGAGTTGATCAAGCAGGGTCGGTTGTCTGAGCTTGACATTGACAATCTGGTTGAGGAAATCGAAGACATGGGCAAAGCTCGGTATCATGCCTTACGCAGTTGTATCACTGAATTATTACTGCATCTGCTCAAATGGCAGATGCAGTCCAGGAAAGACGACCTGCACACAATGACAGACTGGTATAGAAGCTGGCTTGTTAGTATCACAAAGCAACGAGTTGCCATTCTTGCTCTGCTCGATGATAGCCCCGGCCTGAGCGGCAAGGTTGATGAAATCATGCCAAAAGCCTATCAATCTGCAAAAAAAGTGGCAGCGGCTGATATGAAATGTAAATCCGATGATTTCCCGGCTGACTCCCCTTGGAGTTTTGAGCAAATTATGGCTGACAACTGGTTGCCAGAAGGCTAA